A part of Anser cygnoides isolate HZ-2024a breed goose chromosome 17, Taihu_goose_T2T_genome, whole genome shotgun sequence genomic DNA contains:
- the CRYBA4 gene encoding beta-crystallin A4, whose product MLSWPGSVWSYKNPAPGLPAAPPLRALLLTPIVVWDEPFFQGKRHEFTADCYSTPERGFSTVRSFKIESGAWAGFEHCSFQGQQFVLERGEYPCWEAWSGSNAYRVDRMCSFRPIACADHRRSRLMLFEQENFQGRRGELSDDCPSLPALGWGSSAVGSFLVCSGA is encoded by the exons ATGCTCTCCTGGCCTGGCTCCGTCTGGAGCTATAAAAaccctgccccagggctgccggCCGCGCCACCTCTCCGGGCGCTGCTCCTCACCCCG ATCGTGGTGTGGGACGAGCCCTTCTTCCAGGGCAAGAGGCACGAGTTCACCGCCGACTGCTACAGCACGCCGGAGCGCGGCTTCAGCACCGTCCGCTCCTTCAAGATCGAGAGCGGGGC CTGGGCAGGCTTCGAGCACTGCAGCTTCCAGGGGCAGCAGTTCGTGCTGGAGCGCGGCGAGTACCCGTGCTGGGAGGCGTGGAGCGGCAGCAACGCCTACCGCGTGGACAGGATGTGCTCCTTCCGCCCCATCGCCTGCGCC GACCACCGGCGCAGCCGGCTGATGCTCTTCGAGCAGGAGAACTtccagggcaggaggggggagCTGAGCGACGACTGCCCCTCGCTGCCcgccctgggctggggcagcagcgcCGTCGGCTCCTTCCTCGTCTGCTCCGGCGCGTGA